The Clarias gariepinus isolate MV-2021 ecotype Netherlands chromosome 20, CGAR_prim_01v2, whole genome shotgun sequence genome includes the window TGGAGACGGGTGCGGCAGATGGACTGGGAAACCCAGTCCGTCTcagaataaacatataaaattaaatttaaaataatataaaaactaaaactttaCTTTGACTTcttttgaatgaatgaatgaagtttttttgtattctttaaaaatgcatgaattttttttctgagatcGTGGGAAAGTGAATATATGACTAGGTGTGATTTCCTCACACGCAAAATATCACATGTATatgaaactgaaaaagaagTGCTGACTATTAACAAAAGAAACTACACCCTTAGTACAAACACACagtacgcacgcacacacaattaTATGTACTGCTTTACTGTAAAGAtaactttatattaaaacaataatttacactcatatacagtatatgattcaGTGCTTGCTTTTATACACTTAACCATCACCTGGTCACTGCCTTCAGCCTGCGATGTGACATCACTCGTCTCGTCCGCGGGTTCAGGTGAGCTGATCGGCTCGCTCTTCACCACCACCGGCATGCGCTGTGCTTCTTGCTCGCCTCCGCCTTTGGCTTGTCCGCCATCGCCGTCCGTGTACTCCTCCTTGcgcggcagcagcagcagagacTCCGCTCTGCTCCCTCTGCCGCCGTCGGATTGGCTTGGCATCTGGATGTCCTCATGCGCCGCCGTCCGTCTGTACTCCTCTCTGTCGTCCACGGCGATCACCACCACGTCCAGTTTGGAATCATCATCTAAGGTTTTGCTATGCGAGTCTGGGGACAGAAGCTCCTCCCCTCGAGCCCCTCCCTCCTCCCCGCAATCTTCCACGATCCCGCGGGCTTGTGAAGGGCCGCGCGGTCTTTGCCGCGGCCTCTCTGCTTCCGCGTGAATCAAAGAAAACGTCTGTTTGCGCTTCTGCAAGCGGCGTTGTGGGTAGAAAGCGTCGCGCTGCTCTAACTGTCCACTCCCTGAGGTCGAACCTCGGCCGGACGCGCTCCCTTCATCCTCGGGTTCTTCATTCAGCGCCGAGCTCACGACGCTCAAACCCAGCTGCTGCAACAGGAACGAGCGCTGGAGCCGAGGGTTAGCGCCGTTGTTCAGCTGCTGCTGCTCTACGCGCTGACTCCCGCACTCGTTATGAGGCGACTTGGGCAAAGTCCGAGTGTTCAGATAATGCTTACAGGCCTTCACTACTGTATTCAAGTGCAAATGAGACGCGGCCAGTAAGACGTCCATGACGTTGCTCTCTCCCAGTGTCAGCGTGGAAGTGTACATCATGTCCATAAGCACAGAGAACGCTTCAGACGTCACCACATCCGAGTCCAGACGGATCACGCTCACGCTCCCGTCGCCCTCGGAGACGCTAAAGAGTGCGCGGAAATGCGTGCTGCAAGCGGCCAGGACGGCGCGGTGAGCTTTGAAATGCCGGCTGCCCACCACAATCGCGCAGTCGCACAGCTGCCCGTGGACGCGCTGGTAGTTTAGCTGCTGGAAGATCTGCTCGAAGTGTCCCGGGAAGTCCATGATCTGAGAAAGAAGTGAAGAGAAGAGTGTGTTCGATTACAAgtttacaaacaaaacattgttTTCATTAATGAGTGTCCTCTGCGACGGATATCCACAAGAACTAAACTGCAGGTGTCAGTAACAACACAACCAGCTCTCTTGTCTTCCAAGGTTGTTGTGCTGATTTATAACAACAGATGAAATGTAATGGGATTTTTGACTGGTCAATCTCGCAGTCTCGAACATGCCAATAAAATCGCTCCTGACTATACAAAGGATTTGTTTACTTCCTTGGTTATCATCATGCCACCAAAAAGAGAAATTGAAACCTGACACAATTCAGCGAACAATCACCTTAGTTTTtggacaaaattatttattttggagaAATATTCATTGACTGAACTAACTTTCTTGCCACCCACGGTGCTATCTCaattaaatcttgcacaaaatcaagaaaagaataagaaaaaatgttGAATCCCAGAAGTAGGCACAATTTAGCTGCCATTTGGTTCGGTTCATTCGATCGTATGCCCATGCAGATTTCTTGGCCATTTCCCCCCAAATCAAGGTGGTTTCCCTAAAAAAACTTCAGTTCCCAATTAAAATTTCTCAAACTCTACCAGTTAGTTCCCTACTTCTCAAACAAGCCGAAAAAAACATACAGCGCTactatcagtcctgtgtcatgccaaaaGTAAAGCAACCCGAGACCATTCATTTGTGCGGTTGATTCTCAGCCAGGCAAGTGGGCTCGCTCACACTTTTGCCCaggaacacagccatgaataaaaaatgagaGCAACTTCCCAACCTTCAAACAACAGTTCAGTGACAAACGATGCCTTTTCGAGTATGATGGAGCACCTTGCTATAAGACTCTGACACTCATGAAATGCTTGTagttatacttcagtataccatagtaacgtgacaaaaagatctaaaaacactgcaacagcagactttgtaaaaatgaaGATTCTCAAAACTGACAgctgtgtataaataataaacaatttcaCATGAATTACTGTAAAACACTTCATGTCACGCTGTTGACTGACCACGAAGTGACGTCATGCAGCCACAAGCTTCCCCTTTATGTCTAAATAAACCATAACATAACATTATAAAGTATAACaccaatttataatttatatttattaatttattattcactccaatgtaaaaacatataaacaacTATTATTTGGTTTCAGCGCCAcgttatattttatacatatatttgccTGAGGTAAGTAGCACCCTGGCAGTCGTTGGGTTACCTAGCAACCTATACTACTCTATGGGCTAGTTAGTTAGCGagctagttagctagctagcaagcTAACGTCACTTCCCTGGATGACTAACCTAACTAAAACCCATTATTTTTGTACAAAATAACATCCCTATAAGGTTTACCTTTGCGTGTACAGAATAACCACCAGGCTGGTCCTCGGGGTTCCTAGCTAGTTAGCCGACATCAGATTAGTTAGCCCGCTAGCTAATGAAGTAGTCGTATCTTGAGTTACCTCAGAAACCGCAAACCGGTCGATAAACTGACAAATAAATACTCACAACCAGGATACAATTCATTTTTCATGTTACAGCGTCTATCATGGTTTAGCTAAACGCCGAATTAACAGATAATATCCCATCGTGCGCTAACAGTTAAATAGCCAGGTAGCTACCAGCCATTTATCATTAGCGAACGAGTCGATTCTTTGAGCCGAATCTTTTTTTAGTGAACCGACTCGGATATCTAAAGAGCCGTAATAttctttttactgtaaattaatcataataactttatgtatttatgtttttccAAAAACCACTTCCACACATAGAAGTGCATAATATTACACATATCTTAATTATTTACAGTTTTGCTACAAAATAAGttatttagaaatgtttaaaCGTGTATAAAACCATTAGTTTATTGTGTATATAATTACAATGTAAATATATTCATGCATAGTGCAAAGTGTTTTGCTATTGTGTTAATCGAAATAAAAAGTATGTACTGAATAATTTAATCAAGAGCgagacactcactcactcactctctcatcttctataccgccttatcctgtattcagggtcgcggggacctagagcctatcccaggaggcttagggaacaaggcggggtacaccctggacagggtgcccatccatcacaggacacacacacatacactcattcacacactacgggcaatttgggaacaccaattagcctaacctgcatatctttggactgtgtgaggaaactggagtacccggaggaaacccaccaagcacggggagaacatgcaaactccatgcacacggagacTGAAATcgagcctggaggtgcaaggcgacagtgctaaccactacaccactgtgccgccataagagagagacaaacaccTAGAAATGATGAGAGACTGAGGAGTTGACTCTTTTAGGTGAGTCGAATCACTTGTAGTCACTCACTCTGATTCATTCCCATACCTGCTAGGTGTTGATCAAATTGTTTCATCTATATATGTCAGGGTATCAAAAAGATCTAATCTTGTGAATATCTAAAAGAATGATAAGCACTCGGGTGAGCTGCAAACCTGCCTCGCCCTTTTTCAGTCATGAAGATGATGGGCttttccactgtgaagactgtcCAAGTGAAGTTTGTCTCAgggtcacacacatacaccaagtTTCTTCATTGGGAATGATCCTTGACATAAAGGGTGGGTCATCCTCATTGGCAGACTTTAACacaatgttccttctgctctgGGCTCAGCAGCCGGGGGACAAATTTGGCAGCAACGCAGATGTAGCCCAATTATCGTTACCTTCCCTTGTTTCTACTTATTTTACATTCAAATTCAATCCACCACACCCAGTTGCTTTGGATAAACTGTTAAGCATTAAGTCTATTTGATTTGGTTAACCAGCAGGCAAGTTATCTGTAGATAGTTAAATCGCGTGAATTTTCTCAAACAAATGGTAATATCAGTAGAAAGAGTTtgaaaaaatgatataaaatctGAGTTGGTTGCATTTCCAGAAAGTCGACAAACCCAGGCTGAGTACCACCAAGGGAGCTGGTATTCTGACAAAACATTTGTCTGCGCCCACTGTAGCCACAGATTCTTGATTTTGGCTTCAATGGCCCAAGCAGCCTGAAATCGCTTGGAGAGATGCGGCAGAATCTCCCTGTAAGGTGCAAGTGGTGCAATGGGCATGAATTGTCCTGCAAATAAAAACACCAGAATGCCTCTGGCGATCAAACCAAGCCACTTTTTTCCATTAAGGTGAATGGCAATTAAataagttcctgggaggccagtggcTAGCCTCACTTATATTTGATTCCTGCATGTACAGAATCATTGTGAAGATTTGCAGGTAACACACTGGAGATTACCGTTGGCCCCCTTATCTCTAAAGCCTACCATGTTCAGCCTTGTCAAGCGGAGTCTGTGCCTCCATCCATCGGGTTTCATTTTCTGTAGCCACAGAGTCACTAGTTAATTACATATTTGAAGCTCCTATATTAAGGATTATAGAAAGAATTGAaggattttaaaagattttctaatatctttaataaatttctatttaattaCCCTTTCAAAGACTTGTGGGTGGTAATTCTTGGTCTTCATCGAGCCTCTAACCATACTGTGACCCAGAGTAGTGCTGTTAAAACACTGCTATCAAAAAATTTATACTAAAGTCAACAAAGTATAAAAGCTTTAATGTCTCAGTTGTTTACGCATACTGAATCTGGTTTGGATTAAATAATTCTGAACTTTTTTTACATCAAGTACAAGTATTCAAGGCAACACATTTGCTTGAGTAAAAACCTGGTAACACATAATTGGTAAGGAAGTATTGGTCATTTTCTTGACTGAGAGCTTGAGCACTTTACGCATTAGCATCCtcataaagtaaagaaaaaaagcaatagaACATTGCATTTTGCAATCGTAATAACAATTAATGTAAATTAACAGACCCCACAGTGTTTTAGTATAGGCATCTACCAAACGGTTAAGACATCATTTCATGGTAAAAGTATCAATACattcactaataaaaaaaaatccatgaaaGTCAAACTTTTAAAATAGCTAAATTAGAAATTCGTCTGTATGGTGGTGCAACAGTACAAAtgtttttggattttatttgaTCCACTTTATTTTTCATGGTATGCTACGAAACATTGCTGGTTTGCATTTAAACACAGGAAAACATTGCATTTCCGACATTTCCATCTTGACACACCCTTTGGACAGAGGTTGCACCGCCCCCGCTTGTCACAGTGAAGTGGCAAATGTCCACAGTTGTCATACCGCACATCAGGTTGTGGTCGTGAGGATCTTGGGGTGTGGTATTTTTTCTGAAACAACATGCGTGGTGGAGAGGGGAACGATGACAAGCCAATGCTGGATGCTGGCTTGTTGACTTGTTTCAAACTGTGAGCAACTGCCAGACGGAACATTTTGAGAGACATTGGTTTTTCGTTCAGTAGGCCACAGTCCCTTTTGTAGACCAGCCAGGAGTTTGTGATTGACAGGTCAAGGATGTAGCCAAACAGAGGAAAGTACCATCGCCTTGACTTGGCAGGGGTTTTGTACATGTGAACCAACATGTCAGAAAGATCAATGCCTCTCATGTGCTGATCATAGGCAGTAATAAGCGATGGGCACGGGATGGCAATCTTTGCGTGGGCCTCTCTGCTCCACCGCTGAACAACTGAAAGAGGCATGATCCCACAGGCATTGCTCAGAAGGTTGATGCATTTGTTGTCGTACCATTTTACTGCGATCACCCCATCAGCTGACTTGTAATCAAAAGCTCCACGTCCTTTCTTCATTAACTCTTGGTCTGTCATCAAGGGAGCTCCACTGATGCGGTTTGATCGCACTGTGCCGATGCACTTGACTCCCAGGTTCGTGTGCAGGTTCTGGATCAAGTTGAAACTGGTGAAGTAGTTGTCGCAGAAGACGACCGAAAGCCATGGCTGGGGTATAGTTTTGCATAACGTTGTCACCAGTTTGGCCCCTAGAGGAAGCGCATGCTCCTGCTCGCTTAGCCCAACGTTGAAAAACGTGGATGTGCCTTGATAGAGCAGGAGGTCATGGATGATGCCAGATGAACTGGCACGGCAGAACAATTTAAAGCCCCACTTGTCTGGCTTGTTGGCAATGTATTGGCGCAGAGTGCCTGCCCTTGTGCCTTTATATGCCACCATGACCTCATCCACACTGTACTTGTATGTGGACTGAATCAGGAGACACCGTTCTCGAAACATCTCGAAAAGTGGGCGGATTTTGTAAAATCTGTCTGGACTATAACTACACTGTTGATTATCGTTAAAATGAATGAACCGACGTAAGAGTTGAAATCTTTTCTTTGGCATGATATCAGCTATCATGTTGAAACGTGACGCATGGTGCCAGTAGTCCTCCAATgatggaaggttgaaaacaCCCATAAAGAGCAGTATTGCCAGGAAATCTTCCATCTCTTCAGGCCTAGTCTTGACCGGATCCCCCAACTTCTGGGCAGAGTACAGATTTGTATGTTGAACAATATGTTCAATCATCTTGTCAGTGAAGAGCATTTTGAAGTACTGGAAGGGCGTCTTGAGAGCAGCAGGAGGTTCAAAACTTGCTTCAGGTACCTGGAATGTCTCGATATCTTTATATTTCCAGATTCTCCTAGTGCCTTTGTTTGGGCCTGAGGGTGGACTAGGGTCAGGGGAGTCCTCTGGCTCTGCCAAGGAAACGGTTTTTAgggtgtttttcccttttctccgCTTCTTACAAGGCGGAGGTTTAGAAGATGAGCTTGTTGAGGCAACCGCGCCATCGTCCATAGATACAAAAGAGCCGTCCCAAGGCTCTTCTGCTTTTGTAGGCTGATAATCAGGATCCTCTATTTtgtcatcattattatcatcctcatcatcctcctcctcatcatcatcgtcatcatcgcCACTGATTTCAGCATCAGAGTCTTGAGGATTTTCGGGTATAAGGGCAAGAAAGGCGCGTGGCCTTGCTCCATAAAATGTTTTAGTGTACATCTGTTGTttgaaaaaacagaaagaaagaaagaaaaatctacATTAAAAACCAacatttg containing:
- the LOC128508858 gene encoding zinc finger and BTB domain-containing protein 5 isoform X1 — protein: MNCILVIMDFPGHFEQIFQQLNYQRVHGQLCDCAIVVGSRHFKAHRAVLAACSTHFRALFSVSEGDGSVSVIRLDSDVVTSEAFSVLMDMMYTSTLTLGESNVMDVLLAASHLHLNTVVKACKHYLNTRTLPKSPHNECGSQRVEQQQLNNGANPRLQRSFLLQQLGLSVVSSALNEEPEDEGSASGRGSTSGSGQLEQRDAFYPQRRLQKRKQTFSLIHAEAERPRQRPRGPSQARGIVEDCGEEGGARGEELLSPDSHSKTLDDDSKLDVVVIAVDDREEYRRTAAHEDIQMPSQSDGGRGSRAESLLLLPRKEEYTDGDGGQAKGGGEQEAQRMPVVVKSEPISSPEPADETSDVTSQAEGSDQVEAVGEKLELSPEGSEHSFSDPQPSSDILISEIKGPVIEEERSGETGGGGVVERRERGAGFLSTMSFDRALVPNTTTGECALDHEPPRFLFGSDSSSPSMHLSASQNLLSAEMQDFSNMRADSLLLQPMLDGMASSSSEHLALEFQRNVCRNGAYRFPPYRRIAPKATPGGTLMQDAASSSSVLVNGANFDGPGQRGGNSSLNPLPQLTRASADVLSKCKKALSEHNVLVVEGARKYACKICCKTFLTLTDCKKHIRVHTGEKPYACLKCGKRFSQSSHLYKHSKTTCLRWQNSTMATGLL
- the LOC128508858 gene encoding zinc finger and BTB domain-containing protein 5 isoform X2, encoding MDFPGHFEQIFQQLNYQRVHGQLCDCAIVVGSRHFKAHRAVLAACSTHFRALFSVSEGDGSVSVIRLDSDVVTSEAFSVLMDMMYTSTLTLGESNVMDVLLAASHLHLNTVVKACKHYLNTRTLPKSPHNECGSQRVEQQQLNNGANPRLQRSFLLQQLGLSVVSSALNEEPEDEGSASGRGSTSGSGQLEQRDAFYPQRRLQKRKQTFSLIHAEAERPRQRPRGPSQARGIVEDCGEEGGARGEELLSPDSHSKTLDDDSKLDVVVIAVDDREEYRRTAAHEDIQMPSQSDGGRGSRAESLLLLPRKEEYTDGDGGQAKGGGEQEAQRMPVVVKSEPISSPEPADETSDVTSQAEGSDQVEAVGEKLELSPEGSEHSFSDPQPSSDILISEIKGPVIEEERSGETGGGGVVERRERGAGFLSTMSFDRALVPNTTTGECALDHEPPRFLFGSDSSSPSMHLSASQNLLSAEMQDFSNMRADSLLLQPMLDGMASSSSEHLALEFQRNVCRNGAYRFPPYRRIAPKATPGGTLMQDAASSSSVLVNGANFDGPGQRGGNSSLNPLPQLTRASADVLSKCKKALSEHNVLVVEGARKYACKICCKTFLTLTDCKKHIRVHTGEKPYACLKCGKRFSQSSHLYKHSKTTCLRWQNSTMATGLL